Proteins from a single region of Longimicrobiales bacterium:
- a CDS encoding inositol-3-phosphate synthase: MNQPSEIRPATGKLGILLPGFGAVATTLVAGVEGVRRGIASPIGSLTQMNRIRLGKRTDERNPLIKEFVPLAGLEDLVFGCWDPIADNGYESALNAGVLHKENHLDPIKDFLSSIKPMKAAFSPDYVKKLDGPNKKTGSKFEQAEEIRGDIRRFMEENDCERAVMVWCASTEIFLRPGPTHETLESFEAAMKADDPTIAPSMLYAYAAIMEGIPYANGAPNLSADVPALEDLAKEKGVPIGGKDFKTGQTLMKTILAPGFKTRMLGVSGWFSTNILGNRDGEVLDDPESFKTKEESKLGALEHILQPELYPELYDEMYHKVRINYYPPRGDNKEGWDNIDIFGWMGYGMQIKVDFLCRDSILAAPIVLDLALFMDLASRAGFGGIQEWLSFYFKAPQTAPGLYPEHDIFIQHWKLKNTLRWMMKEEMVTHLGVEYYD, encoded by the coding sequence GTGAATCAGCCTTCTGAGATTCGACCGGCCACTGGCAAACTCGGTATTCTTCTCCCCGGCTTCGGCGCCGTAGCCACAACGCTCGTCGCGGGTGTGGAGGGTGTCCGTAGGGGCATTGCGTCTCCCATCGGCAGTCTGACCCAGATGAACAGGATTCGTCTGGGCAAGCGTACGGACGAAAGAAACCCGCTCATCAAGGAATTCGTGCCGCTCGCTGGGCTCGAGGATCTCGTTTTCGGGTGCTGGGATCCGATCGCCGACAACGGGTACGAGAGCGCGCTCAACGCTGGGGTGCTCCACAAGGAGAACCACCTCGACCCGATCAAGGACTTCTTGTCCTCGATCAAGCCGATGAAGGCCGCGTTCAGCCCGGACTATGTGAAGAAGCTCGACGGTCCGAACAAGAAGACTGGAAGCAAGTTCGAGCAGGCCGAAGAGATCCGTGGCGACATTCGTCGCTTCATGGAAGAAAACGACTGCGAGCGTGCGGTGATGGTCTGGTGTGCGTCCACGGAAATCTTCCTCCGCCCGGGACCGACGCATGAGACCTTAGAGTCGTTCGAGGCTGCCATGAAGGCCGACGACCCGACCATTGCCCCGAGCATGCTCTATGCGTATGCGGCGATCATGGAAGGGATCCCGTACGCGAACGGTGCCCCGAATTTGTCGGCGGATGTCCCGGCGCTCGAGGACCTGGCCAAAGAGAAGGGTGTGCCGATCGGTGGTAAGGACTTCAAGACGGGTCAGACCCTCATGAAGACCATCCTCGCCCCTGGCTTCAAGACTCGCATGCTCGGTGTGTCCGGCTGGTTCAGCACGAACATTCTCGGAAACCGAGATGGTGAGGTCTTAGACGATCCCGAGTCGTTCAAGACGAAGGAGGAATCCAAGCTCGGAGCACTCGAGCACATCCTCCAGCCGGAGCTCTATCCCGAGCTGTACGACGAGATGTACCACAAGGTGCGGATCAACTACTACCCGCCGCGTGGGGACAACAAGGAAGGCTGGGACAACATCGACATCTTCGGATGGATGGGGTACGGCATGCAGATCAAGGTCGACTTCCTGTGCCGCGACTCGATTCTCGCGGCCCCGATCGTCCTCGACCTGGCGCTATTCATGGACCTAGCGAGCCGTGCCGGGTTCGGCGGCATCCAAGAGTGGCTGTCGTTCTACTTCAAGGCGCCGCAGACCGCACCGGGTCTGTACCCTGAGCACGACATCTTCATCCAGCACTGGAAGCTCAAGAACACGCTTCGCTGGATGATGAAGGAAGAGATGGTGACCCACCTCGGCGTCGAGTACTACGACTAA
- the rpmE gene encoding 50S ribosomal protein L31, whose protein sequence is MKQGIHPNYDATTVVCACGHKFETKGSVEDIHLDICSVCHPFYTGKQRLVDTAGRVDRFKKRYGEVAKK, encoded by the coding sequence ATGAAGCAGGGCATTCATCCCAACTATGATGCGACGACGGTCGTGTGCGCCTGTGGTCATAAGTTCGAGACCAAAGGCAGCGTGGAAGACATCCACCTCGATATCTGTTCGGTGTGCCACCCGTTCTACACCGGCAAGCAGCGTCTTGTCGATACGGCGGGTCGCGTGGACCGGTTCAAAAAGAGGTACGGAGAGGTCGCCAAGAAGTGA
- a CDS encoding YlbF family regulator: protein MASIYEKALELGNALARTDEYQALKRAMDAADEDRELVELRNRIQALEERIEAAMRTGQELEDDVKQAYAGAAEELQSKDGFQRLIAAQSNFEKIMMKVNETVAKGIEEGATSRIIMP from the coding sequence ATGGCGAGTATCTACGAAAAGGCGCTGGAACTCGGGAACGCACTGGCGCGGACCGACGAGTATCAGGCACTCAAGCGGGCGATGGACGCCGCGGACGAAGACCGTGAATTGGTTGAACTCCGTAACCGTATCCAGGCGCTCGAAGAACGTATTGAAGCAGCGATGCGTACGGGCCAAGAGCTCGAGGATGATGTGAAGCAGGCGTACGCTGGAGCTGCTGAAGAACTGCAGTCGAAGGATGGATTCCAGCGTTTGATCGCTGCGCAGTCCAACTTTGAGAAGATCATGATGAAGGTGAATGAGACTGTGGCGAAGGGCATCGAAGAAGGTGCCACCAGCCGCATCATCATGCCTTGA
- the prmC gene encoding peptide chain release factor N(5)-glutamine methyltransferase produces the protein MSEENWTVLRMMEWSGGYLEGKGVERGRLDAEHLLADVLGLERLQLYLQFDRPLQPAELDRYRPLLKRRAQREPLQYILGRAAFRELELEVGEGVLIPRPETEILLDEVFEWARGEESTEMAALDLGTGSGAIALSLLHEGPFTRVVATDVSDTALAMAKKNAEANGLAEAVEFRAGPYFDPVGEGEVFDLVVSNPPYVAEAEAATLQPEVRDWEPGEALFSGPDGLDALRTITAQARGYLRPGGMLALEVGSGQAGLVLGLLEDTEEYTDVRVRRDLTDRERVVLAHVALTN, from the coding sequence GTGAGCGAAGAGAATTGGACCGTTCTCCGCATGATGGAATGGAGCGGAGGGTACCTAGAAGGGAAGGGAGTCGAGCGAGGTCGACTGGATGCCGAGCACCTATTGGCGGACGTGCTCGGCCTCGAGCGACTCCAGTTGTATCTGCAGTTCGATCGGCCGCTTCAGCCGGCAGAGCTGGATCGGTATCGTCCGCTTCTGAAACGACGCGCGCAAAGAGAGCCACTTCAGTACATTTTGGGCCGGGCCGCTTTCCGGGAGTTGGAACTTGAGGTAGGTGAAGGTGTGCTGATTCCGCGCCCGGAAACCGAGATCCTCTTGGACGAAGTGTTCGAGTGGGCTCGAGGCGAGGAGTCGACTGAGATGGCTGCGCTGGATCTCGGCACCGGATCAGGAGCGATCGCGTTGTCGTTGCTGCACGAGGGACCGTTTACGCGTGTGGTGGCCACAGATGTATCGGACACGGCGCTGGCCATGGCCAAGAAGAATGCCGAAGCCAATGGGCTGGCAGAGGCTGTCGAGTTTCGCGCCGGGCCGTATTTCGATCCGGTCGGAGAAGGGGAGGTGTTCGACCTTGTCGTATCGAACCCGCCCTACGTGGCAGAGGCCGAAGCGGCGACGCTTCAGCCGGAAGTACGGGACTGGGAGCCGGGTGAAGCGCTGTTTTCGGGACCTGACGGATTGGACGCCCTGCGTACCATCACTGCGCAAGCGAGAGGGTATTTGAGGCCGGGCGGGATGTTGGCCCTCGAGGTTGGATCGGGTCAGGCAGGGCTTGTATTGGGCCTGCTGGAGGACACTGAAGAATACACGGACGTAAGGGTGCGGCGTGACCTGACGGATCGCGAGCGAGTAGTTCTTGCTCACGTGGCCCTGACGAACTAA
- the prfA gene encoding peptide chain release factor 1 produces the protein MKSLTLDPRLEDRLRHAERRFGEVDSELASPEALASPDRLRELGRERAHLDQLVTASRELSTAIEEHQGAGELLGETDDPEMKAMAEEEIADLEGRIEMLILRVRELLIPPDPLADRAAVVEIRAGAGGDEAGLFVADLMRMYRRLAERVGWKLELLSLSEGIPGSIKEVIFTLNGRGVYGRLRYESGVHRVQRVPSTESQGRIHTSAASVAVLPEAEEVDLKIDPSDLRIDVFRSSGPGGQSVNTTDSAVRITHLPTGTVATCQDEKSQLKNKVKAMKVLRSRILDSIIAEREAERSRERNSQIGTGDRSAKIRTYNFPQSRVTDHRIGLTLHSLSAVLDGELDEIIAALRLAEEQERLEAAEA, from the coding sequence ATGAAGTCTCTGACCCTCGACCCCCGTCTTGAAGATCGGCTCCGTCACGCGGAACGCCGCTTCGGGGAGGTCGACTCCGAGCTCGCGAGCCCCGAGGCACTCGCCAGTCCCGATCGTCTCAGGGAATTAGGTCGGGAACGGGCGCATCTCGACCAGTTGGTCACGGCCAGTCGAGAACTCTCGACAGCCATTGAAGAGCACCAGGGTGCCGGAGAACTCCTCGGCGAGACGGACGATCCTGAGATGAAGGCGATGGCCGAAGAGGAAATCGCCGACCTCGAAGGGCGCATCGAGATGCTCATTCTTCGGGTGCGCGAGCTCCTGATCCCACCCGACCCTCTCGCAGATCGCGCGGCGGTGGTCGAGATCCGGGCTGGCGCCGGGGGGGACGAAGCAGGCCTGTTCGTTGCTGATCTCATGCGAATGTACCGGCGGCTCGCGGAGCGAGTCGGCTGGAAGCTCGAACTCTTGAGTCTATCCGAAGGAATCCCGGGCTCCATCAAAGAGGTGATCTTCACCCTGAATGGGCGCGGAGTGTACGGCAGGCTGCGCTACGAGTCCGGAGTGCATCGAGTCCAGCGTGTACCGTCCACGGAGAGCCAGGGACGCATTCATACCTCGGCTGCCTCGGTCGCCGTTTTGCCTGAGGCGGAGGAGGTCGATTTGAAGATCGACCCCAGCGACCTCAGGATTGACGTCTTCAGGTCTTCCGGGCCAGGTGGCCAGTCGGTGAATACGACGGATTCGGCGGTGCGGATCACGCACCTCCCGACCGGTACCGTAGCCACCTGTCAGGACGAGAAATCGCAGCTAAAGAACAAGGTCAAGGCGATGAAGGTCCTCCGGAGTCGGATCCTGGATAGCATCATCGCGGAGCGCGAAGCAGAACGCTCCCGCGAGCGGAATTCTCAGATCGGCACCGGTGATCGCTCGGCTAAGATTCGGACGTACAATTTTCCGCAGAGCCGCGTGACGGATCACCGCATCGGGCTGACGCTTCATAGTCTCAGCGCCGTCCTCGACGGTGAGTTGGATGAGATCATTGCCGCACTTCGGCTCGCAGAGGAGCAGGAACGTCTCGAGGCAGCCGAGGCGTGA
- the tmk gene encoding dTMP kinase — translation MRAGRFIVLEGGDGVGKSTQAALLSSFMDARGIPHVLTREPGGTPVGEAIRELLLGRADFDMPAETELLLMLAARATFVRDVVRPALAEGKVVLADRFSLSTLAYQGYGRGLDLDDVREAIRIATGGLDADLYVVLDLPAREGTARQQRDGMQPDRIEQAGDAFLGRVREGYLELAESEVTVRTVSARGKPEEVHMRIREVLARTFPETFGEDVV, via the coding sequence ATGAGGGCAGGACGTTTCATCGTATTGGAGGGCGGTGACGGTGTTGGTAAAAGCACCCAAGCCGCCCTCCTTTCGTCCTTCATGGATGCGCGAGGCATCCCGCACGTGCTTACGCGGGAGCCCGGAGGGACGCCCGTGGGAGAGGCAATTCGGGAGCTTCTGCTCGGTCGCGCCGACTTCGATATGCCGGCAGAAACCGAGCTGCTCCTGATGCTCGCGGCGCGTGCGACGTTTGTGCGCGATGTGGTTCGACCTGCCTTAGCGGAAGGGAAGGTCGTCTTGGCCGACCGTTTTTCTCTGTCGACTCTGGCCTATCAGGGGTACGGACGTGGTTTGGACTTGGACGACGTCCGGGAGGCTATTCGTATCGCCACCGGCGGCCTCGACGCAGATCTGTACGTCGTACTCGACCTGCCTGCCAGAGAGGGCACCGCCCGGCAGCAACGGGATGGCATGCAACCGGATCGAATCGAGCAGGCGGGAGATGCCTTTCTGGGCCGTGTCAGGGAAGGATATCTTGAGCTGGCGGAGTCCGAGGTGACGGTGCGCACCGTTAGTGCCCGAGGGAAACCAGAAGAGGTGCACATGCGTATTCGGGAGGTCCTGGCCAGGACCTTCCCCGAAACCTTCGGCGAGGACGTGGTATAA